In the Sandaracinus amylolyticus genome, GAGCTCCTCGCGCCGGGCGCCGGGCCCCTCGATCACGATCGCGACGATCGACGACACGCGCTACGGAAGCAGATCGAGCGGGCGCAGGCGAGGCGCGAGTGTCTCTTCCGTCGCGCGACGCAGCACGAGCGACTGGCGCTCCTTCGTGAACAAGCCGAGCGCGGCGAGCTCGGGCTCGGGCAGATCCGCGAGGGTCGTGCCTGCGGCGTCGAGCTTCGCGAGGATCGGATCGGTCGCGCGTCGATGGGGCTCGAGCGTGCGCCGCACCAGCTCGCGCCAGTCCGCGCGCGTGCTCTCGGGGAAACGCGCGAGCGCCTTCTCGACGTAGGCCCAGCCGAACGCGTGGTGCGTCTCCTCGTCGTCGAGCGTCGCGTCGAGCACGCGCTTCACCGCGGGATCGCCGCACCGCGCCCGCAGGTCCTCGATGAACGCGACCGACAGCGTCTCGTTCACGCAGAGCATCGCGATCGCGGTGTGGAGTGCGCGCTCCGCCGCGGGCGCGCGGGTGTACGCATCGGGCTCGCGCAGCTCGATCGGATCGGGGAACACCGGCGCGCCACCGAGCGCCTCGCAGAGCGCGACCGTGAGCCGCACGTGGCGCAGCTCGTCGACCACGAGATCCGCCGCGCCTGCGTAGACCTCGATCGGATCGCCCGCCGCGATCACCTCGCCGAGGAAGCGATTCATGATCTGCACGCTGCGCAGCTCGGTGCGGACGCGCTCGGCCCACACGCGGCGCGCCAGCTCGATGCGCGCCGGAGGATGCGCGTCGAGGCGCAGATCCGAGAGGTCCACGACGGGCCCGAGCACCTCGTCGCTCAGCGACGCGAAGAGCCCGCGCTCGTGGCGGATCGGACGCATCAGCCGGGACAGCCGCTGCCCGGCGGGCTCGCGCAGTAGCCCTCGCCGCAGTCCTCGAAGAGCCCGTAGTTGCACACCGCGCCCGCGGGGCAGAAACACAGATCGATGCGCCCCTCGGCGTTGCAGCAGCGCTCCCAGTCTCCGGGCTCGCCCGCGTCGGGAAGGCCGCCATGGGGCGCGGCGCAGAACGCCTCGGGGTCGCTCGAGTGCTCGTACGTGCATCGACCGTCGTCGCACACGACGAGGCCGAGCCCGTAGTTGCACGACGCGCCTCCCGGGCAGAAGCACGTGTCGAGGCGCCCGTCGGTGCAGCACGGCTCCCACGTGCCACCCGCGTCGATCTCCGCATCGCGACGGCCCCCGTCCTCGCCCACCCGCGCGTCGGTGCCGACCACGCGCGCGTCCTGCGGGACGCTCGCGTCGCGTGTCGCCTCGCGCGACTCGCTGCACGCGCCGAGCACCAGCGCGACGAGCATCACCATCGCGCCCACCCACGCGCCGCCGGGCCCACAGCCCGCCAGCGCGAGCGCGAAGAGGGCCAGCGCCGCGACCCGCACCGTCGAGACTCGATCGCCCATGCGTGCCCTCCGGAGTGCCACGGAACGCCGTCGCGCAGCAACGGGCGTGCCTCGGAATTCCGCGCGAAGCTGAGCTCGATGGTGTGCCAGGCCGAGCCGGGAAGTTGCGGGGGTGGGCTCCGTCGTCTCAACGTCGAGGCCCCGTGACGGACGAGAAGGAGCGCGCACCGAGCGCGGCGAGCGAGCGCGCGGCGCTCGCGGGGAGAGCCGGCATCGTGGCGGCGGGCACGCTCGTGTCGCGCGTGCTCGGCGTGGCGCGCGAGTCGGTGATGGCCGCGTGCTTCGATGCCGCGCTGATCGATCTCTTCGTCGTCGCGTTCACCATCCCGAACACGCTGCGCGGGCTCTTCGCGGAGGGCGCGGCGTCCGCGGCGTTCGTGCCCGTCTACTCCGATCTGCGCGCCAAAGAGGGCGCGGCCCGCGCCAAGGAGTTCCACGCGCGCGCGGCGGGCGTGTTGATGATCGCGCTCGCGGTGCTGAGCATCGTCGGCGTGATCGCGGCGCCCGCGCTCGTCGTCGCGTTCGCGTCGGGCTACCTCGAGGATCGGGCGCGCTTC is a window encoding:
- a CDS encoding ferritin-like domain-containing protein, with translation MRPIRHERGLFASLSDEVLGPVVDLSDLRLDAHPPARIELARRVWAERVRTELRSVQIMNRFLGEVIAAGDPIEVYAGAADLVVDELRHVRLTVALCEALGGAPVFPDPIELREPDAYTRAPAAERALHTAIAMLCVNETLSVAFIEDLRARCGDPAVKRVLDATLDDEETHHAFGWAYVEKALARFPESTRADWRELVRRTLEPHRRATDPILAKLDAAGTTLADLPEPELAALGLFTKERQSLVLRRATEETLAPRLRPLDLLP